A genome region from Pseudomonas pergaminensis includes the following:
- a CDS encoding fimbrial protein — MNLNALSTLAAAVALVTAISQSAHAANDGTINFTGLVNDVTCTIEGSAPGTGAVVKDVNLGGVSASRLQNPGDRANLTGFSIRIGAPGEGACTNGRTAMVAFDPTSPAIDVATGRLNIDGYNDPSDTTNAKNVQVEVTNRDGTPIHVYTEKSEGVVIADNQAVIPLAAQMYASGAATEGAVKTRVGFMVVYAD, encoded by the coding sequence ATGAACCTCAATGCTCTCTCTACCCTCGCAGCAGCCGTTGCCTTGGTCACTGCTATTTCGCAAAGCGCACACGCGGCCAATGACGGCACCATCAATTTCACCGGGCTGGTGAATGATGTGACCTGCACCATCGAAGGCTCGGCGCCAGGTACCGGTGCAGTGGTCAAGGACGTCAACCTCGGCGGTGTATCCGCTTCACGCCTGCAAAACCCTGGCGACCGCGCCAACCTGACCGGCTTCTCCATTCGCATTGGTGCGCCCGGCGAAGGCGCATGCACCAACGGCCGCACGGCCATGGTGGCGTTCGACCCCACCAGCCCCGCCATCGATGTAGCGACCGGACGCTTGAATATCGACGGCTACAACGACCCATCCGACACCACCAACGCCAAGAACGTACAGGTTGAAGTGACCAACCGTGATGGCACCCCGATTCACGTTTACACCGAAAAATCGGAAGGCGTAGTGATCGCCGACAACCAGGCCGTGATCCCACTGGCTGCACAAATGTACGCCAGCGGCGCCGCGACTGAAGGTGCCGTCAAAACGCGTGTGGGCTTCATGGTTGTGTACGCCGACTAA
- a CDS encoding response regulator transcription factor — MRTLMSKTHSIMLLDDHEMVRQGIELGLSNEADLEVVGSFGTGRELLEALAAQPVEVIIMDFTLGPTELDGLSLIRAVSRRFKQSRPVVLSSHCTPATVSMALKAGCWGVVGKTQKLAELIMAVRTVAQGYIYLQPGMLSVEQGRQSILEWVNFKSNLEVSAALRPNACLTPKEQEVLRCFLDGMSVSSIAIKFSRSTSTISTQKQSAYRKLGIRTDSELFKFTRQFGKPE, encoded by the coding sequence ATGCGTACTTTAATGTCCAAAACGCATTCCATCATGTTGCTTGATGATCATGAAATGGTTCGACAGGGGATCGAGTTGGGCCTGAGTAACGAGGCCGATCTCGAGGTGGTGGGCTCGTTCGGCACCGGCAGGGAGTTATTGGAGGCGCTGGCCGCTCAGCCTGTAGAGGTTATCATCATGGACTTTACATTGGGGCCTACGGAGCTTGATGGCCTCAGTTTGATCCGGGCAGTGAGTCGACGTTTCAAGCAGTCCAGGCCCGTCGTCTTATCGTCCCACTGCACGCCCGCAACGGTCTCGATGGCATTAAAGGCTGGATGCTGGGGTGTTGTAGGCAAGACCCAGAAGTTGGCAGAGTTGATCATGGCCGTTCGAACGGTCGCACAAGGATATATTTACTTGCAGCCGGGTATGCTGTCAGTAGAGCAAGGCAGGCAATCTATTCTGGAGTGGGTGAACTTTAAGTCGAATCTGGAAGTATCTGCCGCATTAAGGCCGAACGCTTGCCTGACACCCAAAGAGCAAGAGGTGTTGCGTTGTTTTCTTGATGGTATGTCGGTGAGTTCTATTGCAATAAAGTTTTCGCGCAGCACCAGTACGATCAGCACGCAAAAACAGTCGGCGTATCGCAAGTTGGGCATCCGGACTGACAGTGAACTTTTCAAGTTCACTCGACAATTCGGAAAGCCTGAATAG
- a CDS encoding TetR/AcrR family transcriptional regulator — MKTRDRILECALQLFNHKGEPNVSTMEVANEMGISPGNLYYHFHGKEPLVLGLFERFQNELAPLLDPPADAQLEAEDYWLFLHLIVERMAHYRFLFQDLSNLAGRLPKLAKGIRNLLTALKRTLASLLARLKAAGQLVSSTQALGQLVEQITMTLLFSLDYQRILDRESEVQVVVYQIMMLVAPHLLPPVQQVTERLALRYLDNPT; from the coding sequence ATGAAGACGCGCGACCGTATCCTTGAATGTGCCCTGCAGTTGTTCAACCACAAGGGCGAACCGAACGTGTCGACCATGGAGGTGGCCAATGAAATGGGGATCAGCCCCGGCAACCTCTACTACCACTTCCATGGCAAGGAACCGCTGGTACTCGGCTTGTTCGAGCGCTTTCAGAATGAGCTGGCGCCCCTGCTTGATCCACCGGCCGACGCGCAACTGGAAGCCGAGGACTACTGGCTGTTCCTGCACCTGATCGTCGAGCGCATGGCGCATTACCGGTTTCTGTTCCAGGACCTCTCGAACCTGGCGGGTCGCTTGCCGAAGCTGGCCAAGGGCATTCGCAACCTGCTGACGGCGCTCAAACGTACCCTGGCCTCTTTGCTGGCACGGCTGAAGGCAGCGGGCCAACTGGTCAGCAGTACCCAGGCACTGGGGCAGTTAGTGGAACAGATCACCATGACCCTGCTGTTTTCACTGGACTACCAACGGATTCTCGATCGCGAAAGTGAAGTGCAGGTCGTGGTCTACCAGATCATGATGCTGGTAGCGCCGCATCTGTTGCCGCCGGTGCAACAGGTGACCGAGCGACTGGCGCTGCGTTACCTCGACAACCCAACTTAG
- the phaC gene encoding class II poly(R)-hydroxyalkanoic acid synthase: MRERPVTNPAPTPAAFINAQNAITGLRGRDLLSTLRSVAAHGLRNPLHTARHAMALGGQLGRVLLGETVHAPNPNDSRFSDPTWALNPLYRRSLQAYLSWQKQTRHWIDDSAMSADDRARAHFAFALLNDAVSPSNTLLNPLAIKELLNSGGNSVVRGVSNLFEDLLHNNGLPRQVSKHAFEVGKTVATTPGSVVFRNELLELIQYKPMSEKQYAKPLLIVPPQINKYYIFDLSPANSFVQYALKNGLQTFMVSWRNPDVRHREWGLSTYVAALEEALNVCRAITGAREVNLMGACAGGLTIAALQGHLQAKRQLRRISSASYLVSLLDSQIDSPATLFADEQTLEAAKRRSYQQGVLDGRDMAKVFAWMRPNDLIWNYWINNYLLGKEPPAFDILYWNNDNTRLPAALHGDLLDFFKHNPLSHPGGLEVCGTPIDLQKVTVDSFSVAGINDHITPWDAVYRSTQLLGGERRFVLSNSGHIQSILNPPGNPKANYVENPKLSSDPRAWYYDANHVEGSWWPQWLEWIQQRSGVQRETLTALGNQNYPPMEAAPGTYVRVR, translated from the coding sequence ATGCGAGAAAGACCCGTGACGAACCCGGCCCCCACCCCTGCCGCGTTCATCAATGCGCAAAATGCAATCACCGGCCTGCGCGGCCGGGACTTGCTGTCGACCCTGCGCAGCGTCGCCGCCCACGGCTTGCGCAACCCCTTGCATACCGCCCGCCATGCCATGGCCTTGGGCGGCCAGCTGGGTCGCGTGCTGCTGGGTGAAACCGTGCATGCGCCCAACCCCAACGACAGCCGCTTCAGCGACCCGACCTGGGCGCTCAACCCGCTATACCGTCGCAGCCTGCAAGCCTATCTGAGCTGGCAGAAACAAACGCGTCACTGGATCGATGACAGCGCGATGAGCGCCGACGACCGGGCCCGTGCACATTTTGCCTTCGCCCTGCTCAATGATGCCGTCTCCCCCTCCAATACCTTGCTCAATCCCTTGGCGATCAAGGAGCTGCTCAACTCCGGTGGCAACAGCGTGGTGCGCGGCGTCAGCAACCTGTTCGAAGATTTGCTGCACAACAATGGCCTGCCACGCCAGGTCAGCAAGCACGCGTTCGAGGTCGGCAAAACCGTAGCCACCACGCCGGGCTCGGTGGTGTTTCGCAATGAGCTGCTGGAGCTGATCCAGTACAAGCCCATGAGCGAAAAACAGTACGCCAAGCCGCTGCTGATCGTGCCGCCGCAAATCAACAAGTACTACATTTTCGACCTGAGCCCGGCCAACAGCTTTGTGCAATACGCCCTCAAGAACGGCCTGCAAACGTTCATGGTCAGTTGGCGCAACCCAGATGTGCGCCATCGCGAATGGGGCCTCTCCACCTATGTGGCTGCGCTGGAGGAAGCGCTCAACGTGTGCCGCGCGATCACCGGTGCCCGCGAGGTCAACCTGATGGGCGCTTGCGCCGGCGGCCTGACCATCGCCGCGTTGCAAGGCCACCTGCAAGCCAAGCGCCAGTTGCGACGCATCTCCAGTGCCAGTTACCTGGTGAGCCTGCTGGACAGCCAGATCGACAGCCCCGCCACGCTGTTCGCCGACGAACAGACCCTGGAAGCCGCCAAGCGCCGCTCCTACCAGCAAGGCGTGCTCGACGGTCGCGACATGGCCAAGGTATTCGCCTGGATGCGGCCCAATGACCTGATCTGGAACTACTGGATCAACAACTACCTGCTGGGCAAGGAACCGCCGGCCTTCGACATCCTGTACTGGAACAACGACAACACACGCCTGCCCGCCGCGCTGCATGGCGACCTGCTGGACTTCTTCAAGCACAACCCGCTCAGCCATCCCGGCGGCCTGGAGGTCTGCGGCACGCCCATCGATTTGCAAAAGGTCACCGTGGACAGTTTCAGCGTGGCCGGTATCAACGACCACATCACGCCGTGGGATGCGGTGTACCGCTCCACCCAATTGCTCGGCGGCGAACGGCGCTTCGTGCTGTCCAACAGCGGGCATATCCAGAGCATCCTCAACCCGCCGGGCAACCCCAAGGCCAACTATGTCGAGAATCCCAAGCTGAGCAGCGACCCACGCGCCTGGTATTACGACGCCAACCACGTCGAAGGCAGCTGGTGGCCGCAGTGGCTGGAGTGGATCCAGCAGCGATCTGGCGTGCAACGCGAAACCCTCACCGCCCTGGGCAACCAGAACTACCCACCGATGGAAGCGGCGCCGGGCACTTACGTGCGCGTGCGCTGA
- the phaZ gene encoding poly(3-hydroxyalkanoate) depolymerase, whose protein sequence is MPQPFIFRTIDLDGQTIRTAVRPGKPHLTPLLIFNGIGANLELVFPFVQALDPDLEVIAFDVPGVGGSSTPNRPYRFPGLAKLTARMLDYLDYGQVNAVGVSWGGALAQQFAYDYPERCKKLILAATAAGAVMVPGKPKVLWLMASPRRYIQPSHVVRIAPMIYGGSFRRDSKLAAEHASKVRSAGKLGYYWQLFAGLGWTSIHWLHKIRQPTLVLAGDDDPLIPLINMRMLAWRIPNAQLHIIDDGHLFLITRAEAVAPIIMKFLEEERMRAVIHPRPAV, encoded by the coding sequence ATGCCGCAACCGTTCATCTTTCGTACCATCGACCTGGATGGCCAGACCATCCGCACGGCGGTGCGCCCGGGCAAGCCTCACTTGACGCCGCTGCTGATCTTCAACGGCATCGGCGCCAACCTTGAGCTGGTGTTTCCGTTCGTCCAGGCACTGGACCCGGACCTGGAAGTGATCGCCTTCGATGTACCCGGCGTGGGCGGTTCATCCACGCCAAACCGGCCCTACCGCTTTCCCGGCCTGGCCAAACTGACCGCACGCATGCTCGATTACCTGGACTATGGCCAGGTAAATGCGGTGGGCGTGTCCTGGGGCGGCGCGTTGGCGCAGCAGTTTGCCTACGATTACCCGGAACGTTGCAAGAAGCTGATCCTGGCTGCCACGGCAGCGGGGGCGGTGATGGTGCCGGGCAAGCCCAAGGTGCTTTGGCTGATGGCCAGCCCGCGCCGCTATATTCAACCGTCCCACGTGGTGCGCATCGCGCCGATGATCTACGGCGGCTCGTTCCGCCGCGACTCGAAACTGGCCGCCGAACACGCGAGCAAAGTGCGCTCGGCTGGCAAGCTCGGTTATTACTGGCAGCTATTCGCCGGGCTGGGCTGGACCAGCATCCACTGGCTGCACAAGATCCGCCAACCCACCCTGGTGTTGGCCGGCGACGACGACCCGCTGATCCCGCTGATCAACATGCGCATGCTCGCCTGGCGCATTCCCAATGCACAGTTGCACATCATCGATGACGGCCACTTGTTCCTGATCACCCGGGCCGAAGCCGTGGCGCCGATCATCATGAAGTTTCTCGAAGAGGAGCGCATGCGCGCGGTGATTCATCCGCGACCGGCCGTGTAA
- the phaC gene encoding class II poly(R)-hydroxyalkanoic acid synthase: MSNKNNDDLKRQASENTLGLNPIIALRKKDLLASAKMVLTQAIKQPLHSVKHVAHFGVELKNVMFGKSALVPESDDRRFSDPAWSQNPLYKRYLQTYLAWRKELHDWIGDSNLSEQDISRGHFVINLMTEAMAPTNSAANPAAVKRFFETGGKSLLDGLSHLAKDMVHNGGMPSQVNMGAFEVGKTLGTTEGAVVFRNDVLELIQYKPITEQVHERPLLVVPPQINKFYVFDLSPEKSLARFCLRNNQQTFIVSWRNPTKAQREWGLSTYIEALKEAVDVVTAITGSKDVNMLGACSGGITCTALLGHYAALGEKKVNALTLLVSVLDTTLDTQVALFVDEQTLEAAKRHSYQAGVLEGRDMAKVFAWMRPNDLIWNYWVNNYLLGNEPPVFDILFWNNDTTRLPAAFHGDLIELFKNNPLVRANALEVCGTPIDLKQVTADIYSLAGTNDHITPWQSCYKSAQLFGGKVEFVLSSSGHIQSILNPPGNPKARYQTSDSLTAKPLDWQENATKHTDSWWLHWQVWQAERAGKLKKAPTSLGNKTYAAAEAAPGTYVHER, translated from the coding sequence ATGAGTAACAAGAACAACGATGACTTGAAACGCCAGGCCTCGGAAAACACCCTGGGGCTCAACCCGATCATCGCGTTACGCAAAAAGGATTTACTCGCCTCGGCGAAGATGGTGCTGACCCAAGCCATCAAGCAACCGTTGCACAGCGTCAAGCACGTCGCCCACTTTGGCGTCGAACTCAAGAACGTGATGTTCGGCAAGTCGGCGCTGGTGCCCGAAAGCGACGACCGCCGCTTCAGTGACCCGGCCTGGAGCCAGAACCCGCTCTACAAACGTTATCTGCAAACCTACCTGGCGTGGCGCAAGGAACTGCACGACTGGATCGGTGACAGCAATCTGTCGGAACAGGACATCAGCCGCGGCCACTTCGTGATCAACCTGATGACCGAAGCCATGGCCCCCACCAACAGCGCGGCCAACCCGGCGGCGGTCAAACGCTTCTTCGAGACCGGCGGCAAGAGCCTGCTCGATGGACTGTCCCACCTGGCCAAGGACATGGTGCACAACGGCGGCATGCCGAGCCAGGTCAACATGGGCGCCTTTGAAGTGGGCAAGACCCTGGGCACCACCGAAGGCGCGGTGGTGTTTCGCAATGACGTACTGGAGCTGATCCAGTACAAGCCGATCACCGAACAGGTGCACGAACGCCCGCTGCTGGTGGTGCCGCCGCAGATCAACAAATTCTATGTATTCGACCTGAGCCCGGAGAAGAGCCTGGCGCGCTTCTGCCTGCGCAATAACCAGCAAACTTTTATCGTCAGTTGGCGCAACCCGACCAAGGCCCAGCGCGAATGGGGCCTGTCGACCTATATCGAAGCGCTCAAGGAAGCGGTGGATGTGGTCACGGCGATTACCGGCAGCAAAGATGTGAATATGCTCGGCGCCTGTTCCGGCGGCATCACCTGTACGGCACTGCTCGGCCACTACGCGGCGCTGGGGGAGAAGAAGGTCAACGCCCTGACCCTGTTGGTGAGCGTGCTGGACACCACTCTGGACACTCAGGTGGCGCTGTTCGTCGACGAGCAAACCCTGGAAGCCGCCAAGCGCCATTCCTACCAGGCCGGCGTACTGGAAGGCCGCGACATGGCCAAGGTGTTCGCCTGGATGCGCCCCAACGACCTGATCTGGAACTACTGGGTGAACAACTACCTGCTTGGCAACGAGCCGCCGGTGTTCGACATCCTGTTCTGGAACAACGACACCACCCGCTTGCCCGCAGCCTTCCACGGCGACCTGATCGAACTGTTCAAAAACAACCCACTGGTGCGCGCCAACGCCCTGGAAGTGTGCGGCACGCCGATCGACCTCAAGCAGGTCACCGCTGATATTTACTCACTGGCCGGTACCAACGACCACATCACGCCGTGGCAGTCTTGCTACAAGTCAGCGCAGCTGTTTGGTGGCAAGGTTGAGTTCGTGCTGTCCAGCAGCGGGCATATCCAGAGCATCCTCAACCCGCCGGGCAACCCCAAGGCACGCTACCAGACCAGCGACAGCCTGACGGCGAAACCGCTGGACTGGCAGGAGAATGCCACCAAGCACACCGATTCATGGTGGCTGCATTGGCAGGTGTGGCAGGCGGAGCGGGCGGGTAAGTTGAAGAAGGCGCCGACAAGTTTGGGTAACAAAACCTATGCAGCGGCAGAAGCCGCGCCGGGCACTTATGTACATGAACGATAA
- a CDS encoding gamma-butyrobetaine hydroxylase-like domain-containing protein, whose protein sequence is MSKFPTAVNLHKTSNTLGLTYGPDEVYQLPAELLRTHSPSAEVQGHGKPILQFGKLNVKLIKVEAAGQYALKLTFDDGHDSGLFTWDYLYQLAVRQDALWADYLAELKAAGKTRDPDQSVVRLML, encoded by the coding sequence ATGTCGAAATTTCCCACGGCTGTAAACCTGCACAAAACCTCCAACACCCTCGGCCTCACCTACGGGCCCGACGAGGTGTACCAACTCCCCGCCGAACTGCTGCGCACCCACTCGCCTTCCGCCGAGGTCCAGGGGCATGGCAAACCCATCCTGCAATTCGGCAAGCTCAACGTGAAGTTGATCAAGGTAGAAGCCGCCGGCCAGTACGCACTGAAATTGACCTTCGACGACGGCCATGACAGCGGACTGTTCACCTGGGACTACCTCTACCAACTGGCCGTGCGTCAGGACGCGTTGTGGGCCGATTATCTGGCTGAACTGAAAGCAGCCGGCAAAACCCGCGATCCGGATCAGTCGGTCGTACGGCTGATGCTCTAG
- the hslU gene encoding ATP-dependent protease ATPase subunit HslU — MSMTPREIVHELNRHIIGQDDAKRAVAIALRNRWRRMQLPEELRVEVTPKNILMIGPTGVGKTEIARRLAKLANAPFIKVEATKFTEVGYVGRDVESIIRDLADAALKLLREQEMTKVSHRAEDAAEERILDALLPPARMGFNEDAAPASDSNTRQLFRKRLREGQLDDKEIEIEVAEVSGVDISAPPGMEEMTSQLQNLFANMGKGKKKSRKLKVKEALKLVRDEEAGRLVNEEELKAKALEAVEQHGIVFIDEIDKVAKRGNSGGVDVSREGVQRDLLPLIEGCTVNTKLGMVKTDHILFIASGAFHLSKPSDLVPELQGRLPIRVELKALTPGDFERILSEPHASLTEQYRELLKTEGLGIEFQPDGIKRLAEIAWQVNEKTENIGARRLHTLLERLLEEVSFSAGDLAGAQNGEVIKIDAGYVNSHLGELAQNEDLSRYIL; from the coding sequence ATGTCCATGACTCCCCGCGAAATCGTCCATGAACTCAACCGCCATATCATCGGCCAGGACGATGCCAAGCGCGCCGTTGCCATTGCGCTGCGTAACCGCTGGCGCCGGATGCAACTGCCCGAAGAATTGCGCGTTGAAGTAACGCCGAAGAACATCCTGATGATTGGCCCGACCGGCGTCGGTAAAACCGAGATCGCCCGTCGCCTGGCCAAGCTGGCCAACGCGCCGTTTATCAAGGTCGAAGCCACCAAGTTCACCGAAGTGGGCTACGTGGGCCGCGACGTCGAGTCGATCATTCGTGACCTGGCCGATGCTGCCCTGAAGCTGCTGCGCGAACAGGAAATGACCAAGGTCAGCCACCGCGCCGAAGACGCCGCCGAAGAACGTATCCTCGATGCCCTGCTGCCACCGGCACGCATGGGCTTCAACGAAGACGCCGCACCGGCCTCGGACTCCAACACCCGCCAGCTGTTCCGCAAGCGCCTGCGTGAAGGCCAGCTGGACGACAAGGAAATCGAGATCGAAGTCGCCGAAGTCTCCGGCGTCGACATCTCTGCTCCGCCTGGCATGGAAGAAATGACCAGCCAGTTGCAGAACCTGTTCGCCAACATGGGCAAGGGCAAGAAGAAAAGCCGCAAGCTCAAGGTGAAGGAAGCGCTGAAACTGGTGCGCGACGAAGAAGCCGGGCGCCTGGTGAATGAGGAAGAACTCAAGGCCAAGGCCCTGGAAGCGGTCGAGCAGCACGGCATCGTGTTTATCGACGAAATCGACAAGGTGGCCAAGCGCGGTAACTCCGGCGGTGTGGATGTATCCCGTGAAGGCGTGCAGCGCGACCTGCTGCCGCTGATCGAGGGCTGCACCGTGAACACCAAGTTGGGCATGGTCAAGACCGACCACATCCTGTTTATCGCCTCCGGTGCATTCCACCTGAGCAAGCCAAGCGACTTGGTGCCGGAGCTGCAAGGCCGCCTGCCGATTCGCGTGGAGCTCAAGGCGCTGACCCCGGGCGACTTTGAGCGCATCCTCAGTGAACCGCACGCGTCGCTCACCGAGCAGTACCGTGAGTTGCTGAAAACCGAAGGCCTGGGCATCGAGTTCCAGCCCGACGGCATCAAGCGCTTGGCGGAGATCGCCTGGCAGGTCAACGAGAAGACCGAGAACATCGGAGCCCGTCGTTTGCACACCTTGCTGGAGCGTTTGCTGGAAGAAGTGTCCTTCAGTGCCGGCGACCTGGCCGGTGCGCAAAATGGCGAAGTAATCAAGATCGATGCGGGTTACGTCAACAGCCACTTGGGCGAGTTGGCGCAGAACGAAGACCTGTCTCGTTATATCCTGTAA
- the hslV gene encoding ATP-dependent protease subunit HslV produces MTTIVSVRRHGKVVMGGDGQVSLGNTVMKGNAKKVRRLYHGQVLAGFAGATADAFTLFERFEGQLEKHQGHLVRAAVELAKEWRTDRSLSRLEAMLAVANKDASLIITGNGDVVEPEHGLIAMGSGGGYAQAAASALLKKTDLSAREIVETALGIAGDICVFTNHNQTIEEQDLAE; encoded by the coding sequence TTGACCACCATCGTTTCAGTACGTCGCCACGGCAAAGTCGTCATGGGCGGCGACGGCCAGGTTTCCCTGGGTAATACCGTGATGAAAGGCAACGCCAAGAAAGTGCGTCGCCTGTACCACGGCCAGGTGCTCGCAGGCTTTGCCGGCGCGACTGCCGACGCCTTCACCCTCTTCGAGCGTTTCGAAGGCCAGCTTGAGAAACATCAGGGCCACCTCGTGCGCGCTGCGGTCGAACTTGCCAAAGAATGGCGCACCGACCGCTCCCTCAGCCGCCTGGAAGCCATGCTGGCCGTTGCCAACAAAGACGCTTCCCTGATCATCACCGGTAACGGCGATGTGGTTGAGCCTGAACATGGCCTGATCGCCATGGGTTCCGGCGGTGGCTACGCCCAGGCGGCAGCCAGCGCACTGCTGAAGAAGACCGACCTGTCGGCCCGCGAAATCGTCGAGACGGCCCTGGGCATTGCCGGCGATATCTGCGTGTTTACCAACCACAACCAGACCATTGAGGAGCAGGACCTCGCCGAGTAA
- a CDS encoding SPOR domain-containing protein, with the protein MAAKKKPAPKRGASRYQAPAKKPIPGWLWMAIGLTVGAFIVFLMKLDPGKGDDVKRVKQEQQKATKMAEANKTAPSPTAPVKPKYDFYTLLPESEVIVPPDAVPEKTLPTPQVPTTPVTPAEAAKIDTARAQAALAGITPPPAPPVAETKAAPVTKFFLQAGSFPKQADADRVRAQIILLGQSVTVESGTVKDATWYRVLVGPFSNREQLTVAQKQLAGAGFSNLLLQQRQSR; encoded by the coding sequence TTGGCTGCCAAGAAAAAACCCGCACCCAAGCGCGGCGCCAGCCGCTATCAGGCCCCGGCGAAGAAGCCGATCCCGGGCTGGTTGTGGATGGCCATCGGCCTCACCGTCGGCGCGTTTATTGTGTTCCTGATGAAGCTGGATCCGGGCAAGGGCGATGACGTCAAACGGGTCAAGCAGGAACAGCAGAAGGCCACGAAAATGGCCGAAGCGAACAAGACTGCGCCAAGCCCGACCGCACCGGTGAAGCCGAAATACGACTTCTATACGCTGCTGCCGGAATCGGAAGTGATCGTGCCGCCTGACGCCGTGCCGGAGAAAACCCTGCCGACGCCACAAGTGCCGACCACGCCAGTTACCCCTGCCGAAGCGGCGAAAATCGACACGGCACGCGCCCAGGCCGCACTGGCCGGGATCACCCCGCCGCCGGCACCGCCGGTTGCCGAGACCAAGGCCGCACCCGTGACCAAGTTCTTCCTGCAAGCGGGTTCGTTCCCGAAACAGGCGGATGCGGATCGCGTGCGGGCGCAGATCATTCTGCTCGGCCAGTCGGTGACGGTGGAGTCCGGGACGGTCAAGGATGCCACTTGGTATCGCGTACTCGTTGGGCCGTTCAGCAACCGAGAACAGCTGACTGTGGCGCAGAAACAATTGGCTGGCGCGGGCTTTAGCAACCTGTTGTTACAACAACGCCAGAGTCGCTGA